The genomic segment TCCGCGACGTTGCGGGCACTGCGCCGGCTGGGTTGCGCGCCGACGGCGGTGGTGACCGTCGCCGACAACGGCGGGTCGAGTGGCCGGCTGCGTCGCTCCCGGCCGATCCTGCCGCCGGGCGATCTGCGCCAGGCGCTGGCCGCGCTGGCCGCCGACGACGACACCAGCGCGACCAATGCCCGGCTGATGCAGCACCGCTTCGCCGGTACCGACGAGCTGGCCGGTCACGCGGTGGGAAACCTGCTGCTGCTCGGGTTGTTCGAGGTGTTCGACGATCCGGTGGCGGCGCTGGACCACGCCGCGGAGCTGGTCCGGGCCACCGGCCGGGTGCTGCCGATGTCCCGCACGCCGCTGTCGATCGAGGCGAGCGTGCGCGGCGCCGACCCGACCCGCCCGAACGACACCGTCGTGGTGCGTGGGCAGCACGAGCTGGCGGTGAGCACCGGCGAGGTCCGCGAGGTACGGCTGGTGCCGGGCTCGCCCGATGCCTGCGCCGAGGCGGTGGCCGCGATCGGCGCCGCCGACTGGCTGCTGCTCGGGCCAGGCTCCTGGTACACCAGCGTGATTCCGCATCTGCTGGTGCCCGAGCTGCGGGCCGCGATCGTGGCGAGCCCGGCCCGGCGGCTGGTCACCCTCAACCTGGCCACCGAGTCGGAGACGAGCGGGCTGTCGGCCGCCGACCACCTGGCCGAGCTGACCCGTTACCTGCCGCGGCTGCGCGCGGACGTGGTCCTCGCGGACGAACGGGTGATGGGCGAGCAGGCGCCGCTACGGGTTGCGGCAGAATCACTGGGTGCCCGGTTGGTCACGGCACGGGTGGCCGCCGCCGATTCGGCGCCGCGGCACGATCCGGCGGCGCTGGCCGTGGCACTCGAGGGCATTCTCGGTTCGAACAAGCCGATCCTCGGTTCCCAGGTGGACCGAGTGGACGTGAGGTGAGCAACACGATGGCCATGACGGGGGCCGTGAAGGACGAGCTGAGCCGGGTGGATGTCACCAAGCCGTGCTGCCGCAAGGCGGAGATGGCGGCGATGCTGCGCTTCGCCGACGGCCTGCACATCATGGGCGGCCACGTGGTGGTCGAGGCGGAGCTGGACACCGGCGCCGCCGCCCGCCGGCTGCGCCGCGAGATCGCCGAGGTGTACGGCTACCCGAGTGAGATCCACGTGCTCGCCTCCGGTGGGCTGCGCAAGGCGAGCCACTACATCGTCCGGGTGGTGCGCGACGGTGAGGCGCTGGCGCGCCAGACCGGCCTGCTCGACCTGCGCGGCCGCCCGGCGCGCGGGCTGCCGCCGCACGTGGTCTCGGCGAGCGTGTGCTGCGCGGTCGCGGCCTGGCGGGGTGCCTTCCTGGCCCACGGGTCGCTCACCGAGCCGGGGCGCTCGTGCTCGCTGGAGGTCAGCTGTCCGGGGCCGGAGGCGGCGCTGGCGTTGGTGGGCGCGGCGCGCCGGATCGGGATCATGGCCAAGGCCCGGGAGGTGCGCGGCATCGACCGGGTGGTGGTCAAGGACGGTGACGCGATCGGCGCGATGCTGACGCGGCTCGGCGCCCATGCCAGCGTGCTGGCGTGGGAGGAGCGGCGGGTGCGCCGGGAGGTGCGGGCGACCGCGAACCGGTTGGCCAACTTCGACGACGCGAACCTGCGCCGGTCGGCGCGGGCCGCGGTGGCGGCGGCGGCCCGGGTCACCCGGGCGCTGGAGATCCTCGGTGCCGAGGCGCCGGATCATCTGGTGGTCGCCGGCCGGCTGCGGCTGGAGCACCGGCAGGCGTCGCTGGAGGAGCTGGGCGCGTTGGCCAACCCGCCGCTGACCAAGGATGCGATAGCGGGACGGATCCGGCGGCTGCTGGCGTTGGCGGACAAGCAGGCGCACGACCGGTCGATTCCGGACACCGAGTCGGCGGTGACCGCCGAGATGCTCGCCAGCGAGGCATGAGCAGCGTCACCGGTTCGGGGTTCGGGCCGCACGATGGTCCGGTTCGGTGTGAGCTGGCCGTGGTACCGGCCCCTCACGGCCGGCGCGGATCGCAACGATAGGGTCGGGTGTGTTCGGCGACGAGGCCGACGGCTCGCTCCCCGCCCCGGTGGTGGCGTCCGAGCGTCGCTGCCGACGGTGGCGGCGTGTCGGGGGCCCGTCGACCGGCGGCGAGGCGGCCCCACACCTGTGACAACGACGGGCCGGCTTCGGCCGGCGGACATTCTGGTGAGGAGATGGGTCGCGTGACCATCCGGGTTGGCATCAACGGCTTCGGCCGGATCGGCCGCAACTTCTTCCGTGCCGCGCTCGAACAGGGCGCCGACGTGGAGGTCGTGGGCTACAACGATCTGGGCGACACCGCCACGATTGCGCAGTTGCTCAAGTACGACTCGGTGCTGGGCCGGCTGCCCGCGGAGATCAGCCACGACGACAAGTCGATCACGGTGAACGGCAAGCGCATCGTGGCGCTGGCGGAGAAGGTCGCCCCGGCCGGCCTGCCGTGGAAGGACCTGGGCGCCGACGTGGTCGTCGAGTCCACCGGCCGGTTCACCAAGGCCGAGGACGCGCGCGGCCACCTGGACGCGGGCGCGAAGAAGGTCGTGATCTCCGCCCCGGCCAAGGGCGAGGACCTGACCGTGGTGCTGGGCGTCAACGACGACCAGTACGACGCGGCCAAGCACCACGTCATCTCGAACGCGTCGTGCACCACGAACTGCCTGGCCCCGCTGGCGAAGGTGCTGAACGACGCGTTCGGCATCGAGAGTGGTCTGATGACCACGATCCACGCCTACACGCAGGACCAGAACCTGCAGGACGGGCCGCACAAGGACCTGCGCCGGGCCCGCGCGGCGGCGATCAACGTGGTGCCGGCCACCTCGGGGGCGGCCAAGGCGATCGGTCTGGTGCTGCCGGAGCTGAACGGCAAGCTCACCGGCGCCGCGCTGCGGGTGCCGGTGCCGACCGGTTCGGCGACCGACCTGACCGTGCTGCTGCGCGAGGCGCCGTCGGTGGAGGCGGTGAACGCGGCGTACAAGGCGGCCGCCGAGTCCGGCCCGCTGTCCGGTTACCTGCGGTACAACGACGATCCGATCGTGTCCAGCGACATCGTCACCGACCCGGCGTCGTGCATCTACGACGCGCCGCTGACCCAGGTGATCGGCAACCAGGTCAAGGTCATCGGCTGGTACGACAACGAGTGGGGCTACTCCAACCGGCTGGTGGACCTGGTCAAGCTCGTCGGCGCCGACCTGTAAGGACATCATGCGAACCCTGGACGATCTGCTCGCGGAGGGCGTCTCGGGCCGGCGGGTGCTGGTGCGCGCCGACCTGAACGTCCCGCTGCGGCACACCGAGGAGTCGGTCACGGTGACCGACGACGGCCGGATCCGGGCGGTGCTGCCGACCATCCGGGCGCTGGCCGAGGCCGGTGCGCACGTGGTGGTCTGCTCGCACCTGGGCCGCCCGAAGGGCGCGCCGGAGCCGAAGTACTCGCTGGCTCCGGTCGCGGCCCGGTTCTCCGAGCTGTTGGGCGCTCCGGTGGCGTTCGCGACCGACACGGTGGGGGAGTCGGCCGACACGGTCACCGGCTCGCTGGCCGCCGGCGAGGTCGCGCTGCTGGAGAACCTGCGCTTCAACGCCGGTGAGACCAGCAAGGACGACGCCGAGCGTGCCGCGTTCGCGGCCAAGCTCGCCGGGTACGGCGAGGCGTACGTGGACGACGCGTTCGGCGCGGTGCACCGCAAGCACGCCAGCGTGTACGACGTGCCGAAGCTGCTGCCGCATTTCGCCGGCGGCCTGGTGGTGCGGGAGCTGGACACGCTGTCGGCGTTGACCAGCGACCCGAAGCGGCCGTACGTGGTGGTCCTCGGCGGCGCGAAGGTCTCCGACAAGCTCGGCGTGATCAACAACCTGCTGCCCAAGGTCGACGCGCTGCTGATCGGCGGCGGGATGTGCTTCACGCTGCTGGCCGCGCAGGGGTACGGGGTCGGCGACTCGCTGCTGGAGGCCGACCAGATCGACACCTGCAAGCAGCTGCTGGCGGAGGCGGGCGACAAGATCGTGCTGCCCACCGACGTGGTGGTGGCGGCCGAGCTGTCGGCCACCGCGGCCACCCGGGTGGTCGGGGTCGACGCGATCGACGCCGGCGACAAGGGGCTCGACATCGGCCCGCAGACGGCGCGCGCGTTCGCCGCGAGGTTGGCCGACGCGGCCACGGTGTTCTGGAACGGCCCGATGGGCGTCTTCGAGTACGAGCCGTTCGCGGCCGGCACGAAGGCGGTCGCCGAGGCGGTCGCCGGCGCGGGCTTCAGCGTGGTCGGTGGTGGCGACTCGGCCGCCGCGGTCCGGGCCCTCGACGTCGACGAGGCGAGCTTCTCGCACATCTCCACCGGCGGTGGCGCCTCGCTGGAGTACCTGGAGGGCAAGACCCTGCCCGGTGTCGCGGCGTTGGAGGCCTGAACCGATGGCGAAGAAGTCCGGTTCGGCGCCGGGGCGCCGGCCGCTGATGGCGGGCAACTGGAAGATGAACCTCAACCACCTCGAGGCCATCGCGCTGACCCAGAAGCTCGCGTTCTCGCTGAACGAGAGGCAGCTGTCGGAGGTGGAGACGGTGGTGCTGCCGCCGTTCACCGACATCCGCAGCGTGCAGACCCTGGTCGCCGGCGACAAGCTGTTGCTGGGCTACGGCGCCCAGGACCTCTCGCCGTACGACTCCGGCGCGCACACCGGGGACATCTCCGGCGCGATGCTCGCCAAGCTCGGCTGCTCGTACGTGCTGGTCGGGCATTCGGAGCGACGGGAGCAGCACGGCGAGGACGACGCGGTCGTCAACGCCAAGCTGAAGGCGGCGATCAAGCACGAGATCGCGCCGCTGCTGTGCGTCGGTGAGGGGCTGGCGGTCCGCGAGGACGGCGAGCACGTCGCGCACTGCACGGCGCAGCTGGTCGCGGCGCTGAAGGGCGTCAAGGCCGAGCAGGCCGCGTCGCTGGTGCTGGCGTACGAGCCGGTCTGGGCGATCGGCACCGGCAAGACGGCGACGCCGGAGGACGCGCAGGAGGTCATCGGCGCGCTGCGGGCGAAGCTGGCCGAGCTGTACTCCGTGGAGCTCGCCGAGCAGACCCGGATTCTCTACGGCGGCTCGGTGAAGTCGAAGAACATCGCCGGCATCATGGCCCAGTCGGACATCGACGGCGCCCTGGTGGGCGGTGCCAGCCTGGACGTCGAGGAGTTCGTGCTGATCTGCCGGTACCGGGACCTGTTCGGCTGAGGCTGGCCGGGCGAGGCGGTTCAGGGGCGGGTGCTGCGGCGCCCGCCCCTTTCGCGTACCCACCATCCGATCGCGACGCCGATCGCGAGCGCACCGACGGTGCCGGCGAGGCGCCGGCCGGCCGGGCCGCGGCGTGGCATCGCCGCCGCGGCGACACCACCGGTACTCGCCCGTGCGGCGACGCCGGGGCCGCTCGGCGTGGTGCGCGGCTGCGGGCCGTCGCGGCGAACGGTGCCGGCGGGTCCGGCGGTCACCGCCGCGCGGTAGTCGGCCTCGACCATCCGGAAGAAGCGGCGGCTGCGCCGGGAGCGGCCGATCATCCGCTCCTCGTCCTGTTCCCGCCAGCAGCGCCGGCCGACCTCACCGGCGAAGAACCTCCGCAGGCTCAGCCGCAACCGCTGCTCGTTGAACGCACCGACCTGCCAGCCGGCGTGCCAGTAGCCGATCATCAGGGTCACGTAGAGGTCGACGTCGGTGGCGAGGCCGGTGTCGCGCCGCGGCCCCCAGCAGGCGGCGAGCGCCGGGTCGTCCATCGACATCCGCAGCATCTCGCGGTGGTACTCGCGGAACGCGTACTCGCGCTCGACCCGGCTCTGCCGGCGTTGCAGGACGAGCGATCCGGCCACGCCGACCAGCGCGATCCCGGAGGCGATCGCGGCGACCCCGCCGTACGTGTCGCCGACCCAGCCCAGTCGCTGCCAGTCGGTGCCGCCGTGCAGCATCGGCCGCATCAGCAGCGGGGAGAGCACGACGAGGGCGATTGTGGCCACGCCGAGTGCGATGGCCAGCACGGTTCGCAGCACGGTGCGGGCGGTGCCGGTCGCGCCGATCGCCACGGTGCCGTCCTTTCCGGTTCTGCGCCACGTCGTACCGGTCGCGCGAGGCGTGCCCTGCCCGGTGGTTGCGGGCCGGCCGAGGCTATCTTCTCAATGTGCGAGGTGTACGCGTATGGCTACGTAGGGTGCAGATAGCGAGGGTCGTTGCCGCCGGGACGGCGCTGCTGACCGTCGTCGCCGGCTGTTCCGGCCCGGCCGGCCACGCCGAACCACCCGGCGGGTTGCGCCGCGGCGGCACCGTCTACCTGCTCGCCGAGTCCAACGGTTTCGCGCACCTGGACCCGCAGCGCACCTTCACCACGGCGGCGCTCAACGTCAGCCGGCTGATCTACCGCACGCTGACCGCGTTTCGTACCAACCCGAACGGCACCGGCGTGACCCTGCACCCGGACCTCGCCACCGACCTGGGCCGGGCGTCCGACGGCAACCGCACCTGGCGATTCACCCTGCGTACCGGCGTCCGCTGGGCCGACGGCGAGCCGGTCACCTGCGCGGCGGTCAAGTACGGTGTGCAGCGCAGCTTCGCGCCGGCCGCGGCCGGCGGCCCGAGCTACCCGCGGCAGCTGCTCGCCGACACCGCCGGCTACCACGGACCGGCGCCGGGCGACGCCTCCTCGCCGGGCCTGTCGTCGGTGCGCTGCGACGGACGGACGATCACGTTCCGGCTGCGGCGGCCGTGCGGCGACTTCGGTGACGTGGTGGCGCTGCCGGTGTTCGCGCCGGTGCGCCCGGACCTGGATGCCCGCGGCGGCTACGACCTCCGGCCGGCCTCCGACGGCCCGTACCGGATCGCCCGGCGCACCGACCGCGAGCTGGTGCTGACCCGCAACCGGTACTGGCGGGCGGCGAGCGATCCGATCCGGCCGGCGTACCCGGACCGGTTCGTGGTGCGGTTCGGTGCCGACCCGGGCTGGTCCACCGACGCGCTGGTCACCGACCGTGGCGCCGCACGGGCCTCCATCCAGCTCGACTACAACGTGCCGGCGAACTTCGTCCAGCAGGTCATCAACGATCCGGAGCAGAATGCCCGCACCGTGTCCGGGCCGACCGGCGCGATCCGCTACCTCGCCGTGAACACCCGGCGGGTGACCGATCTGCGCTGCCGGCGGGCGATCGGGAACGTGCTGGACAAGCAGTCGTACCGGATGGCGGTCGGCGGGTTCGTGGCCGGCGACTACGCGAGCACCATGCTGCCGCCGGACATCGCGCCGACCGTCGACCATCGCGCGGTGGCCGACCCGGCCGGTGACCTGTCCGCGGCGGTGTCGCAGATCGGTCGTACCGGCCGGTGCCCGGACCAGCTGACCCTCGATTACCAGGACGTGTCGAGCTTCCGGTGGGCGGCGCAGACGATCGTCGACTCGCTGCAGCGCATCGGCGTCCAGGTGCACACCAACCCGATCCCGAAGTCCCGGTTCTACGACGTGGTCGGCGATCCACGGGCCGAGCACGACCTGGTCCTGGCGGCGTGGGTGCCCGACTGGCCGAACGGATCCTCGTACCTGCCGACCCTGTTCGACGGCCGGCTGTTGCGGCAGAACGCGACCGGCGGCAACTACAACCTGTCCCAGCTGGCCGATCCCGCCGTGGACGGCATGATCGACGTCGCCGAGGCGGCGACCAGCCGCCACCGGCAGGACGTCGACTGGGCGGCCGTGGACGCCGCGGTGCGGGCCCGCGGCGCCGTGGTGCCGATCCTCTACGAGCGGGGCCTCGCCATGTACGGCGGCGCCATCGGCGGTGCCGTGATGCAGCCGGTGTACGGCGAGCCGGACGTGCTCGGCCTGGGCCTGCGCCGAACGTGACCGGCGGGTACCGTCGAGCCCGCCGGTCGGCTGATCTTCGGTACGGGTCTGCCCGTGGTCGTACGTCGATGGCCGGTTATGCTGGGACACCGGTCACGGTGTGCGGCGTCTTGCCCTCGCGAGCGAGACCCCCACGGCGTGTCGACCCGGCGCCGACCGGACCGCCCGATGCACCCGAGAGGATTCGCCCCGCATGAACTGGTTGGTGTACGTCCTGACCGGCCTGCTGTTCGCCACCAGCGGCGTGATGGTGCTGCTGATCCTGCTGCACCGCGGCAAGGGTGGCGGGCTGTCCAGCATGTTCGGGGGCGGTGTGTCGTCGAGCCTGTCCGGTTCGTCGGTCGCGGAGAAGAACCTGGACCGGTTCACCGTCATCTGCGGCGTGCTGTGGTTCGCCTGCATTGTCGGCCTCGGATTGTTGCTGAAAGTGCTCCAAGCTAAGTCGTAATGTGAAAATCGCCCTCGGGCAGGTGCCTGAACAGGGGATTCGTCATAAACTCAGCGCGCGGCCCGCAACTGCGGCCGCGCGCTGAGTCCGTCCCGGCCCGTCGCGACGGACTCGCGCGGTGTCTTGCGTTCTGCACCCCCAGCGCGAAGACAGGAGCGAGGAACCGTGGCCACTGGCAACAGCGCCATTCGCGGAACACGAGTCGGCGCCGGCCCGGCTCGCTGGGCCGACCATGCCGAGCCGGCCCCCGGCAGCACGTCAGCTACTGGTGTGCGAACGGACATGAGGCCCGGCCGCTGTTCTCGGCGGGTGCTGCGGCGCCCGACAGCTGGGACTGCCCGCGGTGCGGCCTGCCGGCCGGCCGCGACCGGGACAACCCGCCCGAGCGACCGCGCACCGAGCCGTACAAGACCCACCTCGCGTACGTGAAGGAGCGTCGCAGCGACAGCGACGGTGAGGCGATCCTCGCCGAGGCGCTCGCGCGCCTGCGCAACGAGCGCGGCTAGCTGACACGCGTCGGCCGGCACCCCGGGCGGGGCGCCGGCCGACGCCGCGTGGTCGCCGAGAGCTGGTGCGACATGCGGCCTAGGCCGGCCTGCCGGCACCCGCGCGGCGAAACCGCGACTACCGAAGCGGGGAGCGGAACCGGGCCGGTACGCCCGCGGCGGCGGCCTGGTCGAGCAGCCACACGGTGTCCTGGGTGCCGCGCACCCCGCCGGCCGGCAGCTGCACCGGTCCCGGCCCGGCCAGCGCCAGCTCGACCGCCCGGGCCTTGCCGGCGCCGGAAGCCACCAGCCACACCTCCTCGGCGGAGTCGATCACCGGGGAGTCAGGCTCAGCCGGGTCGGCGGCGGCTTCGGCGCGTTGTACACCGGGATCACCGTCGCCTCGCCGTACGAGTCCGGGTGCGCCGCCGGGTGCTCCGGGAACAACGACGCCACGTGCCCGTCCTCGCCGACACCGAGCATCAGCACGTCGAGGTACGGGATGGTCTGGTGACCGGGGCCGGACGCCGAGGCGAGGGCCCGCGCGTACCGCTCCGCGGCGGCCTGGGCGTCGTCGCCGTCCGGGCCGTCGCTCGCCGGCATCGGGTGCACCCGCGCCGGGTCCAGCGGTACCGCCGACAGCAGCGCGTCGCGCGCCTGGGTCTCGTTGCGCTGCGGGTCGCCGGCCGGCAGGAACCGCTCGTCGCCCCACCACACGTCGACCCGGGACCAGTCGACCGCGTCCCGGGCGCGGGAGGCGGCCACCGCCCGGTGCACCGCATCCGCGATCCGCCCGCCGGTCAGCACCACGCTGGCCACCCCGCGGGCCGCCTGCGCGTCGATCAGCCGGGTGGTCAGCCGGGCCGCGACCGCTTCCGCCAGCAACTCGGCGTCGGCATGCACGATCACCCTTGAACTCACCGATGTCTCCGTTCCTGTCGCTGGATGTCGCCGCCCGGTGCGGCGTCGTCCCGACAGGTCCCGGTCCGGCGCCGCGCGAGGACCCGGGGCGCGTGCCGGCGCACCCCGGGTCCTGAGCTCACTTGCCGGCGGACTTCGCCGGCCGCTTCCGCGCCGCCGGTGCCGGCGTTTCCGGGTCGTCCGGCTCCGGCTTCTCCGCCAGCGCCGGGTCGTGCCAGATGTGCACCCGCTTGCTGTCCCGGTCGTTGAGGCCCTTGATCCCGGTCGTCGCGGACAGGGCCGCCGCGTACGGCTCGTCCGGGTCGAGCCGGCGCAGCTCCTCGGCCAGTTCCTCGCCGAGTGGCTGGCGCAGCAGCGGCATCGTCCGGTCCGGGAAGCCGGTACGGCTGAGCACGGCCATCCCGTCGTCGGCGGTGACGCTCAGCGTTCCGCCGGTGGCCATGGCGACCTCGACCGCGGCGATCGCGTTGCCGCCCGCGGCGGCGAACGTCGGCTTGACCCCCAGCCGGGCCTGCAACCAGCCGGCCAGCAGCCGGGCGCTCGGGTCGTGCCGATCACCCTTGACCGTCACCTTGTCGGCGGCCACCCCGTCGGCGGTGTCGTACGCTCCCGCCAGCGTGGTGCGCCACGGTGTGAGCCGGGTCCAGGCCAGGTCGGTGTCACCGGGCGCGTAGTCCTCGGCCCGCCACTTCAACGCGACCTCCGGGTCGGCGGCCTGCGCCGCGTCGGTGATCCGGCGGTCGGCGACCACCCCCAGCGGGTCGTACGCGATCTTCTCCGGCGGGTCGCCGTGCCACCAGGTGACCACCGGGACGTCCGGAGCCAGCAACGGCAGCGCCACCGACTCGGCGTGCAACGCCAGCCGGCCGTGCATCCGCATGATGACCGCCTCGCACGGGCCGAGCCGGCCGCCGACCATGATCTCGGCGTCCAGCCGGGAGTCCTGGTCGAGCACGTTGCGCCGGACCACGATGATCAGCCGGCACGGGTGCTGCTGGGCGGCGATCATCGCCGCCTGCTCGGTGTCCCGGACGTGCCGCTCGTCGACCACCGCGATCAGCGTCAACGCCAGGCCGCTGGTCACGCCGCCCGCGCTGCGCCGCTCCGCGGCCAGCGCCTTGACCACCTCTTGACCGGTGGTGTCCCACAGTGCGATCACGGTCGCCTCCAGGTCCGACCATCGCGGGCCAGCATCTCGTCTGCCTCGCGCGGGCCCCACTCACCGGCCCGGTAGTGGTAGGGCGTGGTGCCCGCCCAGTAGTCCTCCAGGGGATCGACGATCTTCCAGCTTTCCTCGACCTCCTGGGAGTTCGGGAACAGCGTCTTGTCGCCGATCAGCACGTCCAGGATGAGCCGCTCGTACGCCTCCGGGCTGGACTCGGTGAACGCCTCGCCGTACAGGAAGTCCATCGCGATGTCGCGGACCTCCATGGCGCTGCCGGGCACCTTGGAACCGAACTTGAGCGTGACGCCCTCGTCCGGCTGCACCCGGATCACCAGCTGGTTGTGGCCCAGCTCCTCGGTGTCGGTCTTGGCGAACGGCAGGTGTGGCGCGGTCTTGAACGACACCGCGATCTCGGTGACCCGCCGCGGCAGCCGCTTGCCGGCCCGGATGTAGAACGGCACCCCGGCCCACCGGCGGTTCTGCACGCCGAGCCGGACCGCCACGTAGGTCTCGGTGGTCGAGTCCTCCGGGACGTCCTTCTCCTGGTGGTAGCCGATGGCCCGCTCGCCGGCGACCCAACCCTGGCTGTACTGGCCGCGGATGGCGTAACGCTTGCGGTCGTCGGGCAGCGTGATCGCCCGCAGCACCTTCAGCTTCTCCACCCGCAGCGACTCGGAGTCGAAGCTGACCGGCTCCTCCAGCGCCACCATCGTCAACAGCTGCAGCAGGTGGTTCTGCAGCACGTCGCGGGCCGCACCGGCCGCGTCGTAGAAGCCGGCGCGGGTACCGATGCCGACGTCCTCGGCCATCGTGATCTGCACCGAGTCGACGTAGTGCGAGTTCCAGACCGGCTCGAACAGCGTGTTCGCGAAGCGCAGTGCCAGGATGTTCTGCACCGTCTCCTTGCCGAGGTAGTGGTCGATGCGGAACACGTCGTGCGGGGTGAACACGTTGTCCACCAGGCTGTTGAGCTCCCGCGCCGAGTCGAGGTCGTGCCCGAACGGCTTC from the Actinocatenispora thailandica genome contains:
- a CDS encoding gluconeogenesis factor YvcK family protein, which codes for MGERYPSIGNVVAFGGGHGLSATLRALRRLGCAPTAVVTVADNGGSSGRLRRSRPILPPGDLRQALAALAADDDTSATNARLMQHRFAGTDELAGHAVGNLLLLGLFEVFDDPVAALDHAAELVRATGRVLPMSRTPLSIEASVRGADPTRPNDTVVVRGQHELAVSTGEVREVRLVPGSPDACAEAVAAIGAADWLLLGPGSWYTSVIPHLLVPELRAAIVASPARRLVTLNLATESETSGLSAADHLAELTRYLPRLRADVVLADERVMGEQAPLRVAAESLGARLVTARVAAADSAPRHDPAALAVALEGILGSNKPILGSQVDRVDVR
- the whiA gene encoding DNA-binding protein WhiA, which encodes MAMTGAVKDELSRVDVTKPCCRKAEMAAMLRFADGLHIMGGHVVVEAELDTGAAARRLRREIAEVYGYPSEIHVLASGGLRKASHYIVRVVRDGEALARQTGLLDLRGRPARGLPPHVVSASVCCAVAAWRGAFLAHGSLTEPGRSCSLEVSCPGPEAALALVGAARRIGIMAKAREVRGIDRVVVKDGDAIGAMLTRLGAHASVLAWEERRVRREVRATANRLANFDDANLRRSARAAVAAAARVTRALEILGAEAPDHLVVAGRLRLEHRQASLEELGALANPPLTKDAIAGRIRRLLALADKQAHDRSIPDTESAVTAEMLASEA
- the gap gene encoding type I glyceraldehyde-3-phosphate dehydrogenase is translated as MTIRVGINGFGRIGRNFFRAALEQGADVEVVGYNDLGDTATIAQLLKYDSVLGRLPAEISHDDKSITVNGKRIVALAEKVAPAGLPWKDLGADVVVESTGRFTKAEDARGHLDAGAKKVVISAPAKGEDLTVVLGVNDDQYDAAKHHVISNASCTTNCLAPLAKVLNDAFGIESGLMTTIHAYTQDQNLQDGPHKDLRRARAAAINVVPATSGAAKAIGLVLPELNGKLTGAALRVPVPTGSATDLTVLLREAPSVEAVNAAYKAAAESGPLSGYLRYNDDPIVSSDIVTDPASCIYDAPLTQVIGNQVKVIGWYDNEWGYSNRLVDLVKLVGADL
- a CDS encoding phosphoglycerate kinase, which gives rise to MRTLDDLLAEGVSGRRVLVRADLNVPLRHTEESVTVTDDGRIRAVLPTIRALAEAGAHVVVCSHLGRPKGAPEPKYSLAPVAARFSELLGAPVAFATDTVGESADTVTGSLAAGEVALLENLRFNAGETSKDDAERAAFAAKLAGYGEAYVDDAFGAVHRKHASVYDVPKLLPHFAGGLVVRELDTLSALTSDPKRPYVVVLGGAKVSDKLGVINNLLPKVDALLIGGGMCFTLLAAQGYGVGDSLLEADQIDTCKQLLAEAGDKIVLPTDVVVAAELSATAATRVVGVDAIDAGDKGLDIGPQTARAFAARLADAATVFWNGPMGVFEYEPFAAGTKAVAEAVAGAGFSVVGGGDSAAAVRALDVDEASFSHISTGGGASLEYLEGKTLPGVAALEA
- the tpiA gene encoding triose-phosphate isomerase, with product MAKKSGSAPGRRPLMAGNWKMNLNHLEAIALTQKLAFSLNERQLSEVETVVLPPFTDIRSVQTLVAGDKLLLGYGAQDLSPYDSGAHTGDISGAMLAKLGCSYVLVGHSERREQHGEDDAVVNAKLKAAIKHEIAPLLCVGEGLAVREDGEHVAHCTAQLVAALKGVKAEQAASLVLAYEPVWAIGTGKTATPEDAQEVIGALRAKLAELYSVELAEQTRILYGGSVKSKNIAGIMAQSDIDGALVGGASLDVEEFVLICRYRDLFG
- a CDS encoding DUF6082 family protein, producing the protein MAIGATGTARTVLRTVLAIALGVATIALVVLSPLLMRPMLHGGTDWQRLGWVGDTYGGVAAIASGIALVGVAGSLVLQRRQSRVEREYAFREYHREMLRMSMDDPALAACWGPRRDTGLATDVDLYVTLMIGYWHAGWQVGAFNEQRLRLSLRRFFAGEVGRRCWREQDEERMIGRSRRSRRFFRMVEADYRAAVTAGPAGTVRRDGPQPRTTPSGPGVAARASTGGVAAAAMPRRGPAGRRLAGTVGALAIGVAIGWWVRERGGRRSTRP
- a CDS encoding ABC transporter substrate-binding protein — translated: MQIARVVAAGTALLTVVAGCSGPAGHAEPPGGLRRGGTVYLLAESNGFAHLDPQRTFTTAALNVSRLIYRTLTAFRTNPNGTGVTLHPDLATDLGRASDGNRTWRFTLRTGVRWADGEPVTCAAVKYGVQRSFAPAAAGGPSYPRQLLADTAGYHGPAPGDASSPGLSSVRCDGRTITFRLRRPCGDFGDVVALPVFAPVRPDLDARGGYDLRPASDGPYRIARRTDRELVLTRNRYWRAASDPIRPAYPDRFVVRFGADPGWSTDALVTDRGAARASIQLDYNVPANFVQQVINDPEQNARTVSGPTGAIRYLAVNTRRVTDLRCRRAIGNVLDKQSYRMAVGGFVAGDYASTMLPPDIAPTVDHRAVADPAGDLSAAVSQIGRTGRCPDQLTLDYQDVSSFRWAAQTIVDSLQRIGVQVHTNPIPKSRFYDVVGDPRAEHDLVLAAWVPDWPNGSSYLPTLFDGRLLRQNATGGNYNLSQLADPAVDGMIDVAEAATSRHRQDVDWAAVDAAVRARGAVVPILYERGLAMYGGAIGGAVMQPVYGEPDVLGLGLRRT
- the secG gene encoding preprotein translocase subunit SecG, translated to MNWLVYVLTGLLFATSGVMVLLILLHRGKGGGLSSMFGGGVSSSLSGSSVAEKNLDRFTVICGVLWFACIVGLGLLLKVLQAKS
- a CDS encoding glucose-6-phosphate dehydrogenase assembly protein OpcA, with product MIALWDTTGQEVVKALAAERRSAGGVTSGLALTLIAVVDERHVRDTEQAAMIAAQQHPCRLIIVVRRNVLDQDSRLDAEIMVGGRLGPCEAVIMRMHGRLALHAESVALPLLAPDVPVVTWWHGDPPEKIAYDPLGVVADRRITDAAQAADPEVALKWRAEDYAPGDTDLAWTRLTPWRTTLAGAYDTADGVAADKVTVKGDRHDPSARLLAGWLQARLGVKPTFAAAGGNAIAAVEVAMATGGTLSVTADDGMAVLSRTGFPDRTMPLLRQPLGEELAEELRRLDPDEPYAAALSATTGIKGLNDRDSKRVHIWHDPALAEKPEPDDPETPAPAARKRPAKSAGK
- the zwf gene encoding glucose-6-phosphate dehydrogenase, with protein sequence MRRSAATEPVKARNPLRDPQDRRLPRVPEPCALVIFGVTGDLARKKLIPAVYDLANRGLLPPGFVMLGFARRDWGHGDFESIARDAAQQHARTPWREQVWARLSGSIKFVPGSFDDDEAFDTLAATLDKLRETHGIPGNAAFYLSIPPPAFPTVLKQLERTGMADNQRSGGWRRVVVEKPFGHDLDSARELNSLVDNVFTPHDVFRIDHYLGKETVQNILALRFANTLFEPVWNSHYVDSVQITMAEDVGIGTRAGFYDAAGAARDVLQNHLLQLLTMVALEEPVSFDSESLRVEKLKVLRAITLPDDRKRYAIRGQYSQGWVAGERAIGYHQEKDVPEDSTTETYVAVRLGVQNRRWAGVPFYIRAGKRLPRRVTEIAVSFKTAPHLPFAKTDTEELGHNQLVIRVQPDEGVTLKFGSKVPGSAMEVRDIAMDFLYGEAFTESSPEAYERLILDVLIGDKTLFPNSQEVEESWKIVDPLEDYWAGTTPYHYRAGEWGPREADEMLARDGRTWRRP